The following proteins come from a genomic window of Natronosalvus vescus:
- a CDS encoding cation:proton antiporter, whose product MAAETQLIEIGFLFAAVAAVGLLATRLNQSVIPFYIVAGMLLSTHVLGTIDFAAFLGIDALPHGEALALDGSGEFVHLSAELGIVFLLFFLGLEFNLDRLLAAKERIGKAGTIDLVINFGIGLALGWFIFGAPLPAFLVAGIVYISSSAIITKSLIDLGWIANDEANPMLGTLVYEDLFIAVYLAIASALVVGGGDVGQALESIGIAMGFLIVLLLLVYFGTAWFQRSLETSSNEFLVLRALGILVLIAGAALALGVSEAVAAFFVGMAFSSTDHVHDLEQLLEPVRDTFAAIFFFWIGLETNPALFVDVAALIAVAAILTTPTKLVSGYLGGRVYDLDERRSLRVGLGMTTRGEFSLIIASLAVTTGTVLSDGVAADIYAFAVGYVLLMSILGTTLMQNSARVERIVVPRLEGATPTAQPTDD is encoded by the coding sequence GTGGCTGCTGAAACGCAGCTCATCGAGATCGGGTTCCTCTTCGCGGCCGTCGCAGCAGTCGGGCTGCTCGCGACCCGACTCAATCAGTCGGTGATCCCGTTTTACATCGTCGCTGGCATGCTGCTCAGCACCCACGTGCTCGGCACCATCGACTTCGCTGCATTCCTCGGCATCGATGCCCTTCCACATGGGGAGGCGCTGGCACTCGACGGCAGCGGTGAGTTCGTCCACCTCAGCGCCGAACTCGGGATCGTCTTCCTGCTGTTCTTCCTCGGCCTCGAGTTCAACCTGGATCGGCTGTTGGCAGCCAAAGAACGGATCGGAAAGGCCGGCACCATCGACCTGGTGATCAATTTCGGCATCGGCCTGGCGCTCGGATGGTTCATCTTCGGTGCCCCACTCCCGGCGTTTCTCGTTGCCGGCATCGTCTACATCTCCTCGAGCGCGATCATCACGAAATCGCTGATCGACTTGGGCTGGATCGCGAACGACGAGGCCAATCCCATGCTCGGTACGCTGGTGTACGAGGATCTCTTCATCGCCGTCTATCTCGCCATCGCCTCCGCACTGGTCGTCGGTGGGGGCGATGTCGGGCAGGCACTCGAATCGATCGGTATCGCGATGGGCTTTCTCATTGTGTTGTTGTTGCTCGTCTACTTCGGAACGGCCTGGTTCCAGCGCAGTCTCGAGACCAGTTCGAACGAGTTCCTCGTGTTGCGGGCGCTCGGCATCCTCGTCCTCATCGCGGGCGCGGCGCTCGCACTGGGGGTCAGTGAGGCGGTCGCGGCGTTCTTCGTCGGTATGGCGTTCTCCTCGACCGATCACGTCCACGACTTAGAACAGCTGCTCGAGCCCGTTCGGGACACCTTCGCGGCCATCTTTTTCTTCTGGATCGGCCTCGAGACGAACCCGGCGTTGTTCGTCGATGTGGCGGCATTGATCGCGGTGGCCGCGATTCTGACGACCCCAACAAAACTCGTCAGTGGGTACCTCGGCGGCCGGGTTTACGACCTCGACGAACGGCGGTCGCTCCGCGTCGGCCTCGGGATGACGACCCGTGGGGAGTTCTCGTTGATCATCGCGAGTCTGGCCGTTACTACCGGAACCGTTCTTAGCGACGGCGTCGCGGCGGACATATACGCGTTCGCCGTCGGGTACGTCCTCCTCATGAGCATCCTCGGGACGACGCTCATGCAGAACTCGGCTCGGGTCGAACGGATCGTCGTCCCTCGGCTCGAGGGCGCCACCCCAACAGCGCAACCAACCGACGACTGA
- a CDS encoding HAD family hydrolase, with amino-acid sequence MPAAVVFDLDYTLAVPDRDRETILTDATAAADAPSLSRDAYLEAHSRHLTGESREPIFEELLEPYDTSADPEAVAAAYRQTIADSLRPLPGVESMLEELRSEYRLGLLTNGPIRAQRDKLETLGWESAFDAALVTGELEAGKPDPRAFEAILEALGVEPADAVYVGDDIDADIEGATRANMDAIQVVLEDTKPDPRATAYVEQKRIAAELPGILRSL; translated from the coding sequence ATGCCAGCAGCGGTCGTCTTCGACCTCGATTACACCCTCGCCGTTCCCGACAGAGACCGCGAAACGATTCTCACCGACGCGACGGCCGCTGCCGACGCCCCGTCGCTCTCCCGTGACGCCTACCTCGAGGCCCACAGCCGTCACCTCACGGGGGAGAGTCGCGAACCCATTTTCGAGGAGTTGCTCGAGCCATACGACACGAGCGCCGATCCGGAAGCCGTCGCAGCGGCGTACAGGCAGACGATTGCCGACTCGCTCCGGCCGCTCCCCGGGGTCGAGTCGATGCTCGAGGAGCTTCGGTCGGAGTACCGCCTTGGGCTGTTGACCAACGGCCCGATCCGGGCCCAGCGCGACAAACTCGAGACGCTAGGCTGGGAGTCCGCGTTCGACGCCGCGCTCGTAACAGGCGAACTCGAGGCCGGCAAGCCCGACCCGCGGGCGTTCGAGGCGATCCTCGAGGCGCTGGGCGTCGAGCCGGCAGACGCGGTCTACGTCGGCGACGATATCGACGCCGACATCGAAGGCGCAACTCGGGCGAACATGGACGCGATTCAGGTCGTCCTCGAGGACACCAAACCGGATCCGCGAGCGACCGCCTACGTCGAGCAGAAACGGATCGCGGCGGAGTTGCCCGGGATTCTGCGCTCACTGTAA
- a CDS encoding Leu/Phe/Val dehydrogenase yields the protein MVHQQMAAFGHEQVTHFVDEETGLEAIVAIHDTTLGPSLGGTRLLPYETHDAALTDVLRLSRAMTYKAAASDLDLGGGKAVIVADPTEKTEDFVRAYGRMIDRLGGHYITSVDVNTSVTDMDHIADETDHVVGTSAGLGDPSPITSRGVFEGLRACVDATYGTRDVSDLTVTIQGVGKVGSGLAELLVDHGADVIVSDMHEEAMNDVAREYGLGTVDPADVYRTDCDVFAPCAVGGVVNDETIPQLTCDIVAGGANNILERREHAEALLERDILYAPDYVINAGGLITVAAEHTGDSREDALADAIAIGDRMEELIDRAESEETTVLEAADRYARERIESATDEPVPQSAD from the coding sequence ATGGTACACCAGCAGATGGCAGCGTTCGGCCACGAACAGGTCACACACTTCGTCGACGAGGAGACTGGCCTCGAGGCGATCGTCGCGATCCACGACACGACGCTCGGCCCGTCGCTGGGGGGAACTCGGCTGCTCCCGTACGAGACTCACGACGCCGCACTCACTGACGTGCTCAGACTCTCTCGAGCGATGACGTACAAGGCGGCCGCGAGCGATCTCGACCTGGGTGGCGGGAAGGCCGTCATCGTCGCCGATCCGACCGAAAAGACCGAGGATTTCGTCCGCGCCTACGGGCGAATGATCGATCGGCTGGGCGGCCACTACATCACCTCCGTCGACGTCAACACGAGCGTCACCGACATGGATCACATCGCCGACGAGACCGACCACGTCGTCGGGACGAGCGCGGGGCTGGGTGACCCGTCGCCGATCACCTCCCGCGGGGTGTTCGAGGGTCTCCGCGCCTGCGTCGACGCAACCTACGGAACTCGCGACGTGTCGGATCTCACCGTCACGATTCAGGGGGTCGGAAAGGTCGGCAGTGGTCTCGCCGAGTTGCTCGTCGACCACGGCGCTGACGTCATCGTCAGCGACATGCACGAAGAAGCAATGAACGACGTCGCCCGCGAGTACGGCCTCGGAACCGTCGACCCAGCGGACGTCTACCGCACCGACTGTGACGTGTTCGCGCCGTGTGCCGTCGGCGGCGTCGTCAACGACGAGACGATTCCACAACTCACCTGCGACATCGTCGCCGGTGGCGCGAACAACATCCTCGAGCGGCGCGAACACGCCGAGGCGCTTCTCGAGCGTGACATTCTGTACGCCCCCGACTACGTCATCAACGCTGGTGGGCTGATCACCGTCGCCGCAGAACACACCGGCGACAGCAGAGAAGACGCCCTCGCCGACGCGATCGCCATCGGCGATCGGATGGAGGAACTGATCGACCGCGCCGAAAGCGAGGAAACGACGGTACTGGAGGCCGCCGACCGGTACGCACGCGAGCGGATCGAATCCGCGACCGACGAACCGGTGCCACAGTCTGCCGACTGA
- a CDS encoding DUF2240 family protein, with product MSLRVAVAAPFNQHGTRRLRENEFVVALSLDRDWFSPDQSQRLIDIAVSEGVLEREDAELVPTFDPAEVTIPDDFQPDDDLLRKRSAFERVLDALVAAGLEKHEAVGAINSLQQEYAITIEAAAVVYARGEGIDVEELGAVARSSLIEER from the coding sequence ATGAGCCTTCGTGTCGCCGTCGCTGCACCGTTCAACCAACACGGAACGCGCCGTCTCCGCGAGAACGAGTTCGTCGTCGCGCTCTCGCTGGATCGCGACTGGTTTTCACCCGATCAATCTCAGCGACTTATCGATATCGCTGTCAGCGAGGGCGTTCTCGAGCGCGAGGACGCGGAACTGGTGCCGACGTTCGACCCAGCAGAGGTGACAATCCCGGATGACTTTCAACCGGACGACGACTTACTTCGCAAGCGCTCGGCGTTCGAACGTGTACTGGATGCACTGGTGGCAGCAGGTCTCGAAAAACACGAGGCCGTCGGTGCGATCAATTCGCTGCAACAGGAGTACGCGATCACGATCGAAGCCGCTGCTGTCGTCTACGCCCGCGGTGAGGGGATCGACGTTGAGGAGTTGGGGGCCGTCGCTCGCTCGTCACTAATCGAAGAGCGTTAA
- a CDS encoding ribonuclease H — MAAYGRPALRDLFDESPTPHIAHPPSTHHRDFYVATDGSYRQHGGGLGAVIETRDGTRVGRVSTADTPPDNNVAEYRALHLGLDILAVRAPPNARVGILVDHDELASNVNAAILAGEHPDRKPPRPYTVPPATTHHWRGITARLSGFGAVRAARIESRQNPAHPLANSPTEYEHVNHELDRCVLPDPPEATPSQFPPPSRANRHGGGRASD; from the coding sequence ATGGCCGCGTACGGCCGCCCAGCACTTCGGGATCTGTTCGACGAGTCCCCGACTCCGCACATTGCGCACCCACCAAGTACCCATCATCGTGACTTTTACGTGGCGACTGACGGATCGTACCGACAACACGGTGGCGGACTTGGAGCGGTGATCGAAACGAGAGATGGCACCCGCGTCGGCCGGGTGTCGACTGCCGATACACCACCGGACAATAACGTCGCCGAGTATCGTGCGCTTCACCTGGGACTCGATATTCTGGCGGTCAGGGCACCACCGAACGCCCGTGTTGGCATTCTCGTCGATCACGACGAGTTGGCGAGCAACGTCAACGCGGCGATTCTTGCGGGGGAGCATCCGGATCGCAAACCACCGCGACCGTACACTGTTCCGCCAGCGACAACTCATCACTGGCGCGGGATAACGGCACGGCTCAGCGGCTTCGGGGCGGTTCGGGCTGCACGAATTGAAAGCCGGCAAAATCCTGCTCATCCACTCGCAAACTCGCCGACTGAGTACGAACACGTCAACCACGAACTCGACCGATGCGTGTTGCCGGATCCGCCGGAGGCAACGCCGTCACAGTTCCCGCCGCCGTCTCGAGCGAACCGTCACGGTGGCGGGCGTGCATCCGACTGA
- a CDS encoding ABC transporter substrate-binding protein, producing the protein MQGAEKRVVGRRSVLRYTAGATSVVGLSALAGCIGDEGDNGNGNGNGNGNGNGNGNGNGNGDSDLDEITITLSQFPDTIDPLDHITGDYFDVFDHIYEPLFDFEPGEGIFPRVAESWEAQDDGTTHIELRNDVVFHNGDDLTAEDVAWTINRTVDPDIGVVSPIGTFGLGSIEGAEAIDDTTVSISYGASAGLAEFEFGNYARAINQQWAIDNYDAENEAIAGADAEDFNGTGPYQVVDFTSGEEIVVEAFDDYWGEEPPFQQVTFNASGESSGRANALETGEADVTMNILPEDVSTIQDADGVEIRNVTSFRNIFCPMKNTVEPFDSQEFRQAMNYAVDNQEIVDTILSGFGEARGQPVAPGINGFNPDIEPYEQDIGRAESLVEDSGYGGIEIELTAPQGRYLNDAAIGETVADMIDQLDNVSCEVDIVDFGVVSDANQAGVDPDEFEIPFYMIGWGTITGDTDYGVQGFFTIPDNPARTFDDEELSDAILETQQIDDVDERTQALEEVNAMAHEKAPFVFLHTQESIYGVNDVIQWEPREDETIYVWEMDA; encoded by the coding sequence ATGCAAGGTGCTGAAAAGCGCGTTGTCGGTCGTCGATCGGTTCTTCGATACACTGCCGGAGCGACTTCGGTCGTCGGGCTCAGTGCGCTCGCCGGTTGTATCGGTGACGAAGGCGACAATGGCAATGGCAATGGGAACGGGAATGGGAACGGAAATGGGAACGGAAACGGCAACGGCAACGGTGACAGTGATCTCGACGAGATCACCATCACGCTGTCACAGTTCCCGGACACGATCGATCCGCTCGATCACATCACCGGGGACTACTTCGACGTGTTCGATCACATCTACGAGCCGCTGTTCGACTTCGAACCCGGCGAGGGGATCTTCCCACGCGTCGCCGAATCCTGGGAGGCCCAGGACGATGGGACGACCCACATCGAACTGCGAAACGACGTCGTCTTCCACAATGGTGACGACCTCACCGCCGAGGACGTTGCCTGGACCATCAACCGGACGGTCGACCCCGACATCGGCGTCGTCAGCCCCATCGGTACGTTCGGGCTCGGTTCGATCGAGGGCGCCGAAGCCATCGACGACACCACCGTCTCGATCAGCTACGGCGCTTCTGCCGGCCTCGCCGAGTTCGAGTTTGGCAACTACGCTCGAGCGATCAACCAGCAGTGGGCCATCGACAACTACGACGCGGAGAACGAAGCCATCGCCGGGGCCGACGCCGAAGACTTCAACGGTACTGGACCGTATCAGGTCGTCGACTTCACGTCGGGCGAGGAAATCGTCGTCGAAGCGTTCGACGACTACTGGGGCGAAGAGCCCCCCTTCCAGCAAGTAACGTTCAACGCGTCGGGCGAGTCGAGCGGTCGTGCGAACGCCCTCGAGACGGGAGAGGCCGACGTCACGATGAACATCCTGCCCGAGGACGTTTCGACGATTCAGGACGCTGACGGCGTCGAAATCAGGAACGTGACGAGCTTCCGGAACATCTTCTGCCCGATGAAGAACACGGTCGAACCGTTCGACAGTCAGGAGTTCCGCCAGGCGATGAACTACGCCGTCGACAACCAGGAAATCGTCGACACCATCCTCAGTGGCTTCGGCGAGGCACGAGGGCAGCCGGTCGCACCTGGAATCAACGGCTTCAACCCCGACATCGAACCGTACGAACAGGACATCGGCCGGGCCGAGAGCCTCGTCGAGGACAGCGGCTACGGCGGTATCGAGATCGAACTTACCGCACCACAGGGCCGGTACCTCAACGACGCGGCCATCGGCGAAACGGTCGCCGACATGATCGACCAGCTGGACAACGTGAGCTGTGAGGTGGACATCGTCGACTTCGGTGTCGTTTCCGACGCTAACCAGGCGGGGGTCGACCCCGACGAGTTCGAGATTCCGTTCTACATGATCGGCTGGGGAACCATCACGGGCGACACCGACTACGGGGTCCAGGGCTTCTTTACGATCCCGGACAATCCCGCCCGAACCTTCGACGACGAAGAACTCAGCGACGCCATCCTCGAGACCCAGCAGATCGACGACGTCGACGAGCGAACGCAGGCGCTCGAAGAGGTCAACGCGATGGCACACGAGAAGGCGCCGTTCGTGTTCCTCCACACCCAGGAGTCCATCTACGGCGTCAACGACGTTATCCAGTGGGAGCCCCGCGAGGACGAGACCATCTACGTCTGGGAGATGGACGCCTGA
- a CDS encoding ABC transporter permease has translation MAMRKFLLRRVLQGIIVIWGVVTILFGLRAVSPGDPATLMLGEGASRELVERVREEEGLNEPIYVQYLEYIQGLLTGNLGYSWQSNRQVSAMVIERIPATIELAVAATIVAIVIAIPLGVVSATRRNEPSDYGATLFSLLGISTPNFWLGLMLILVFAVWFGIPYPTVNTSVLALGIVRIPYPTYLGYDFLGFPTGRRAVGFHDAVLAIFLERSFSEMGTWLRHIALPAITLGTYFTALITRLTRSGMIDELGKPYVTATKAKGLPGVLIRYKHVLRNTMIPIITVLGLQMGTLMGGAVITETVFNWPGLGLRLIDALNTRDWPLMQGIIIFIAIAFVVINIIVDALYSTLDPRVSDE, from the coding sequence ATGGCTATGAGGAAGTTCTTGCTTCGACGGGTACTCCAGGGCATCATCGTTATCTGGGGGGTCGTGACGATTCTGTTCGGGCTCCGGGCGGTGTCACCAGGCGATCCGGCGACGTTGATGCTTGGGGAGGGAGCGAGTCGGGAACTCGTGGAGCGAGTCAGGGAGGAGGAGGGATTGAACGAGCCAATATACGTCCAGTATCTCGAGTACATACAGGGGCTGCTGACGGGGAACCTCGGGTACTCCTGGCAATCGAACCGACAGGTGTCGGCGATGGTGATCGAGCGCATTCCGGCGACGATCGAACTCGCCGTCGCTGCGACGATCGTCGCCATCGTCATCGCGATACCCCTCGGCGTCGTCTCCGCGACGCGGCGAAACGAACCGTCTGATTACGGAGCAACGCTGTTTTCGCTGCTCGGAATCAGTACCCCAAACTTCTGGCTTGGTTTGATGTTGATCCTCGTCTTCGCCGTTTGGTTCGGGATCCCTTACCCGACTGTAAACACGTCGGTGCTCGCACTCGGTATCGTACGGATTCCGTACCCCACTTATCTCGGCTACGATTTCCTCGGCTTTCCAACGGGGAGACGCGCGGTCGGTTTCCACGATGCGGTTCTGGCCATCTTCCTCGAGAGATCGTTCAGCGAGATGGGTACCTGGTTACGTCACATCGCGCTCCCGGCAATCACGCTCGGGACGTACTTCACGGCACTGATCACCCGACTAACCCGGAGCGGGATGATCGACGAACTGGGGAAACCCTACGTGACGGCGACGAAAGCGAAGGGATTGCCGGGCGTGTTGATCCGGTACAAGCACGTGCTTCGTAACACGATGATCCCCATCATCACCGTGCTGGGTCTTCAGATGGGAACGCTGATGGGCGGGGCGGTTATCACGGAAACCGTGTTCAACTGGCCAGGTCTCGGACTTCGGCTCATCGACGCACTGAACACTCGAGACTGGCCACTCATGCAGGGCATTATCATCTTTATCGCCATCGCGTTCGTGGTGATCAACATTATCGTCGACGCGCTCTACTCCACACTCGATCCACGGGTGAGTGACGAATGA
- a CDS encoding ABC transporter permease: protein MISSRITSNLRQTFRESILPKIGLILLISIVLMAVFAPVLATHDPTRTGHYDDTGAPYPPLGHSYETQVAQDGEIGDVTVEPTREHILGTNNVGQDVYSRFVYGARVSLMVAVLATSFALLIGVPIGLVAGYYGGRVDDGLMRVADTMLAFPALVLALALIGVFGSSPVYIPDPLVMIGLADGMPESIPIPGSVTVVAALVIWVWFARVARGEALSLRNQEYVKASKSFGMSDANIVIKHVLPNSLTPIIVLATIQVAVIILLEASLAYLGFSGTTLSWGYEIERGQDVLRTRPWVSIIPGIGIMLTVIAINLLGDWFRDALDPNIEGSERGA, encoded by the coding sequence ATGATCTCCAGTCGAATCACGTCGAATCTCAGACAGACCTTCCGGGAGAGCATTCTCCCCAAAATCGGATTGATCCTGTTGATATCCATCGTGCTGATGGCCGTCTTCGCTCCGGTGCTGGCGACACACGATCCGACGCGCACGGGCCATTACGACGACACCGGTGCGCCGTATCCACCACTCGGTCACAGTTACGAGACGCAAGTTGCACAGGATGGCGAAATCGGCGACGTGACCGTCGAACCGACCAGAGAACACATCCTCGGGACGAATAACGTGGGCCAGGACGTGTACTCCCGATTCGTGTACGGGGCGCGGGTGTCGCTCATGGTTGCCGTCCTGGCGACGTCCTTTGCCTTACTCATCGGGGTACCCATTGGCCTCGTCGCAGGGTACTATGGGGGCAGAGTAGACGACGGGCTGATGCGAGTTGCAGACACCATGCTCGCATTCCCGGCGCTCGTCCTCGCGTTGGCGCTCATCGGAGTGTTCGGCTCGTCACCAGTGTACATCCCTGATCCGCTAGTGATGATCGGCCTCGCGGATGGAATGCCCGAATCGATCCCGATACCCGGATCCGTCACGGTCGTCGCTGCCCTCGTTATCTGGGTGTGGTTCGCCCGCGTTGCACGTGGCGAGGCCCTCTCGCTTCGTAACCAGGAGTACGTCAAGGCGAGCAAGAGCTTCGGGATGAGCGACGCGAATATCGTCATCAAACACGTTCTCCCGAACAGCTTGACGCCGATCATCGTACTGGCGACGATCCAGGTCGCCGTGATCATCCTGCTCGAGGCGTCGCTGGCGTATCTCGGCTTCTCCGGGACGACGCTCTCCTGGGGGTACGAGATCGAGCGAGGGCAGGACGTCCTGCGAACCCGTCCCTGGGTGTCGATAATACCGGGGATCGGCATCATGCTGACCGTGATTGCGATTAACCTGTTGGGCGACTGGTTCCGAGATGCTCTCGACCCCAACATCGAAGGAAGCGAACGAGGTGCCTGA